One stretch of Maylandia zebra isolate NMK-2024a linkage group LG13, Mzebra_GT3a, whole genome shotgun sequence DNA includes these proteins:
- the LOC143421778 gene encoding uncharacterized protein LOC143421778: protein MQEAESDVKVKRQAVLRALCLYLGEEDGSLIREYLDIEGDDIQRGLKKHTMGIYVINKEDGQNGHYDDIGIFVEGEIVMDNIGSPAQACALMLGVIYALNLAFPKELRHYYEFIQKVLMGLDGEKLSPKVLGLKNKIATGQEDF, encoded by the exons ATGCAAGAG GCTGAAAGTGATGTTAAAGTGAAAAGGCAAGCAGTTCTCAGGGCACTTTGCCTCTACCTTGGTGAAGAGGACGGAAGCCTTATTCGGGAGTACTTG gaCATTGAAGGAGATGACATCCAGAGAGGCCTAAAGAAGCACACCATGGGCATTTATGTCATCAACAAGGAGGATGGACAAAATGGACATTATGATGACATTGGAATATTTGTTGAAGGGGAGATAGTCATGGACAACATTGGATCTCCGGCCCAAGCTTGTGCATTGATGCTTGGAGTAATCTATGCACTAAACCTAGCCTTCCCCAAGGAATTGAGGCACTATTATGAATTCATTCAGAAAGTGTTGATGGGATTGGATGGGGAAAAGCTCTCCCCCAAAGTCCTTGGGCTGAAGAACAAAATTGCTACTGGACAGGAAGATTTCTAA